Proteins encoded in a region of the Streptococcus sanguinis genome:
- a CDS encoding serine hydrolase domain-containing protein — protein sequence MKTSFLKSAVALVTCGLVAFGAAQVRADQQKLPSGTPYDQIGQKIENFHKEHEKTSAGLAAAVFDKDGQTIYQKNFGYMDKEKKLAVDDSSVFEWGSATKLTVWLSVMQLWEEGKIDLKTDIKEYLPKDFLKHLKYDKPITMLDLMNHQAGFDETPLSTGAGKSLEELLKSQPAQTYEPGTVTSYSNYSTALAGYIVERISGQDFAAYVHEHIFQPLGMNHTALLPDLSDNTYVRDKRQGEKTYDTNGSLYLDKLLPADIYPAGQATGTFDDFKRFAQALLRKEKLFKRPETWNELYQTTSTFSDKAVAKNAHGFWVTEYEIGSILGHGGHSFAGFSTMISLDFKSGIGMVTMVNQREEATFSFGLPDLVFGKKKQAPNQSQKDFQEGMYRTSRSIQQGPTSISRLTPVYTFYVKDVIKDGHLLLSNYWLWQHRQGRTEVETTYNHLEKLSLWEVVKDYGSVALLGLAVVYAVLVLLLAALGKVYRLLFGKESKRATPRSWKIWHYGTCGLILVSLVNLVGLVIVAVSGKYMPDYRWQTILFAFLALIFLVNAALPIFLRSKFQVSKGRKILTYLTSSASLIVVLNLLYWSLYQWWTLY from the coding sequence ATGAAAACATCATTTTTGAAAAGCGCTGTGGCGCTGGTAACATGTGGCTTGGTGGCTTTTGGAGCAGCGCAAGTTCGAGCTGACCAGCAAAAATTGCCGTCGGGCACGCCTTATGACCAAATCGGTCAGAAAATTGAAAATTTCCACAAGGAACACGAAAAAACCAGCGCGGGACTGGCGGCAGCAGTCTTTGATAAGGACGGCCAAACCATTTACCAAAAGAACTTTGGCTATATGGACAAGGAAAAGAAGCTGGCTGTGGACGACAGTTCAGTTTTCGAGTGGGGCTCTGCCACCAAACTGACCGTCTGGCTCAGCGTCATGCAGCTCTGGGAAGAAGGAAAAATTGACCTAAAAACAGATATAAAAGAGTATCTGCCCAAGGATTTCCTGAAACACCTCAAATACGACAAGCCCATTACCATGCTTGACCTCATGAACCACCAAGCGGGTTTTGATGAAACGCCGCTGAGCACAGGAGCAGGCAAGAGCTTGGAAGAATTACTAAAAAGCCAGCCCGCTCAAACTTATGAGCCAGGGACGGTGACATCCTATTCCAATTACAGTACAGCTCTAGCAGGCTACATCGTGGAGCGCATCAGCGGACAGGACTTTGCGGCTTATGTCCACGAGCATATTTTCCAGCCTTTGGGCATGAACCATACCGCTCTCTTACCTGATTTGTCGGACAATACCTATGTCCGAGACAAGCGGCAGGGTGAGAAAACCTATGATACAAACGGAAGTTTATATCTAGATAAATTGCTTCCCGCGGATATTTATCCAGCGGGGCAGGCGACAGGGACTTTTGACGATTTCAAGCGGTTCGCGCAAGCTCTTTTGAGAAAGGAAAAGCTCTTTAAGCGCCCAGAAACCTGGAATGAACTGTATCAGACAACTTCTACATTCTCAGATAAAGCAGTCGCTAAGAATGCCCACGGCTTTTGGGTGACAGAGTATGAGATAGGCTCTATTTTAGGGCACGGCGGTCATTCTTTTGCCGGTTTTTCAACCATGATTTCGCTGGATTTCAAGTCGGGTATCGGCATGGTTACCATGGTAAATCAGAGAGAAGAAGCCACCTTTTCTTTCGGTCTGCCCGATTTAGTCTTTGGCAAGAAAAAGCAAGCCCCTAACCAGTCTCAAAAAGACTTTCAGGAGGGCATGTATCGGACTTCCCGCTCCATTCAGCAAGGCCCGACCTCTATTTCGCGCCTTACTCCTGTTTATACTTTTTATGTGAAAGATGTGATCAAAGACGGTCATCTGCTACTCAGCAACTACTGGCTTTGGCAACATCGCCAAGGACGAACAGAAGTTGAAACAACCTATAATCATTTAGAAAAGCTCTCGCTTTGGGAGGTGGTAAAGGATTATGGTTCTGTCGCTCTGCTGGGTCTCGCAGTTGTTTATGCTGTGCTTGTTCTTTTGTTAGCTGCTTTGGGTAAGGTGTATCGCTTGCTTTTTGGGAAAGAAAGTAAAAGAGCGACTCCAAGAAGTTGGAAAATTTGGCATTATGGCACTTGCGGACTGATTTTGGTTAGCCTAGTCAATCTAGTAGGTCTCGTCATCGTTGCCGTTTCGGGCAAGTACATGCCCGATTATCGCTGGCAAACCATTCTCTTTGCCTTCTTAGCACTGATTTTTCTGGTCAATGCTGCGCTGCCCATCTTCCTGCGCTCAAAATTCCAAGTGAGCAAGGGTCGAAAAATCTTGACCTACTTGACCAGCAGTGCTTCACTTATCGTCGTTCTCAATCTCCTCTACTGGAGCCTATATCAGTGGTGGACGCTCTACTAA
- a CDS encoding alpha/beta fold hydrolase, which produces MTHSQKIETMIQNGSDQLYTVCYPNPDKETIILLHGGPGTPDDFKLFIPKLEKDYQLIVFHQRGTRKSPCPSGDYSMEAYIADINTIADHFNVDKFHLLGHSWGGLYAQIYASKIPERLLSLFLSSPGTGTGKQWKQMEKEMMNYNKNHCTTIEWLKMGIYSLLGGLGSSKASQALYRQVARNYNADYPAFRDVTFNLSNVSVRAGNQTRKEIMAYPLLPRLEHPAFPITVTFGDNDIFGASMHFVISRYPSAQVFTIKNSGHFPFLHNPEDYFAILHQHFGA; this is translated from the coding sequence ATGACCCATTCTCAAAAAATCGAAACAATGATTCAAAACGGCTCCGACCAACTCTACACCGTTTGCTATCCCAATCCTGACAAGGAAACGATTATCCTGCTGCACGGTGGACCGGGAACGCCTGATGACTTCAAGCTCTTTATCCCTAAGCTCGAAAAAGATTATCAACTGATTGTCTTTCACCAGCGGGGAACGAGGAAATCGCCCTGTCCGAGTGGCGACTACAGCATGGAGGCCTACATTGCAGACATCAACACAATCGCCGACCACTTCAATGTAGATAAATTTCACCTTTTGGGGCATTCCTGGGGTGGATTGTACGCGCAAATCTACGCCAGCAAAATCCCTGAGCGGCTCCTTAGTCTCTTTCTTTCCTCGCCGGGAACAGGCACGGGCAAGCAGTGGAAACAAATGGAAAAGGAAATGATGAATTACAATAAAAATCACTGCACGACTATCGAATGGCTGAAAATGGGAATCTATTCTCTGCTGGGAGGTCTTGGCAGTTCCAAGGCTTCGCAGGCTCTCTATCGTCAGGTTGCTCGCAATTACAATGCCGACTATCCAGCCTTTCGCGATGTGACGTTTAACTTGAGCAATGTTTCAGTCCGGGCAGGCAATCAGACAAGAAAGGAAATTATGGCCTATCCTCTCTTGCCCCGCCTAGAACATCCTGCTTTTCCTATTACCGTGACTTTCGGTGACAATGATATTTTTGGTGCTAGCATGCACTTTGTCATCAGCCGCTATCCCAGCGCTCAGGTGTTCACCATTAAAAACAGCGGCCACTTCCCATTTCTCCACAATCCAGAAGACTACTTTGCTATCTTGCACCAGCATTTTGGAGCATAA
- a CDS encoding DUF3165 family protein, whose product MFYLIVGILILLFYIFAAPPSIRGTLNVVTLVLILVVLLILLTLAAFRIFQLPSEIFVSIGVTFLAYFALRDLARMPVKKKEKKNL is encoded by the coding sequence ATGTTTTATTTGATTGTGGGAATTCTCATTCTCTTATTTTACATTTTTGCTGCTCCGCCTAGCATTCGCGGAACACTCAATGTAGTGACGCTGGTGCTTATCTTGGTTGTCTTGCTCATCCTCTTAACTCTAGCAGCTTTCCGAATTTTCCAGCTGCCTAGCGAAATCTTCGTCAGCATTGGCGTGACCTTTCTTGCTTATTTTGCCTTGCGGGATTTAGCGAGAATGCCCGTCAAGAAAAAAGAAAAGAAAAACCTATAA
- a CDS encoding DUF3165 family protein has translation MVYLIIGILILFFYIFAVPSSIKGTVNAVTMVLLIVALIILFGLGIFQIFQLPAEYFVGFGLSVVTVLALRDINRLKPPKKSKKNFDEE, from the coding sequence ATGGTTTATCTTATCATTGGGATTTTAATCCTCTTTTTCTACATTTTTGCTGTTCCATCTAGTATTAAAGGCACTGTTAATGCTGTGACCATGGTTTTACTGATTGTGGCCTTGATTATCTTATTCGGCTTAGGCATTTTTCAGATTTTCCAATTGCCAGCTGAATATTTTGTAGGATTTGGCCTATCCGTAGTGACCGTCTTGGCTTTGCGGGATATTAATCGTCTCAAGCCGCCTAAGAAATCAAAAAAGAATTTTGATGAAGAATAA
- the typA gene encoding translational GTPase TypA has translation MTKLREDIRNIAIIAHVDHGKTTLVDELLKQSHTLDERKELQERAMDSNDIEKERGITILAKNTAVAYEGTRINIMDTPGHADFGGEVERIMKMVDGVVLVVDAYEGTMPQTRFVLKKALEQDLVPIVVVNKIDKPSARPSEVVDEVLELFIELGADDDQLDFPVVYASAINGTSSMSDDPADQEHTMAPIFDTIIDHIPAPVDNSDEPFQFQVSLLDYNDFVGRIGIGRVFRGTVKVGDQVTLSKLDGTTKNFRVTKLFGFFGLERREINEAKAGDLIAVSGMEDIFVGETITPTDAVEALPILHIDEPTLQMTFLVNNSPFAGREGKWVTSRKVEERLQAELQTDVSLRVEPTDSPDKWIVSGRGELHLSILIETMRREGYELQVSRPEVIVKEIDGVKCEPFERVQIDTPEEYQGSVIQSLSERKGEMLDMVATGNGQTRLVFLVPARGLIGYSTEFLSMTRGYGIMNHTFDQYLPLIPGEIGGRHRGALVSIDAGKATTYSIMSIEERGTIFVNPGTEVYEGMIIGENSRENDLTVNITKAKQMTNVRSATKDQTAVIKTPRILTLEESLEFLNDDEYMEVTPESIRLRKQILNKQEREKANKKKKSAAAE, from the coding sequence ATGACAAAATTAAGAGAAGATATTCGCAATATCGCCATTATCGCTCACGTTGACCACGGGAAAACAACCTTAGTTGATGAGTTGCTGAAACAATCTCATACACTAGATGAGCGTAAAGAGCTGCAAGAGCGGGCAATGGACTCAAACGATATTGAAAAGGAGCGCGGTATTACCATCTTGGCTAAAAATACAGCCGTGGCTTACGAAGGTACTCGTATCAATATCATGGATACACCAGGGCACGCGGACTTCGGTGGTGAAGTAGAGCGGATTATGAAGATGGTAGACGGGGTTGTTCTGGTTGTGGACGCCTACGAAGGAACTATGCCTCAGACCCGCTTTGTATTGAAAAAAGCCTTGGAGCAAGACCTTGTTCCTATCGTAGTTGTGAACAAAATCGATAAGCCGTCTGCTCGTCCATCAGAAGTAGTGGATGAAGTATTGGAACTCTTTATTGAGCTTGGAGCGGATGATGACCAGCTGGACTTCCCAGTGGTTTATGCTTCCGCTATCAATGGAACCTCATCTATGTCTGACGATCCAGCTGATCAAGAGCACACCATGGCACCGATTTTTGATACCATCATTGACCATATCCCAGCACCAGTGGATAATTCTGACGAACCTTTCCAATTCCAAGTGTCACTCTTGGACTACAATGACTTCGTCGGCCGTATTGGTATCGGCCGTGTCTTCCGTGGTACTGTTAAGGTTGGTGACCAAGTAACCCTTTCTAAACTAGACGGCACTACCAAGAACTTCCGTGTGACCAAGCTCTTTGGTTTCTTTGGTTTGGAGCGTCGTGAAATCAACGAAGCCAAAGCGGGTGACTTGATTGCTGTTTCAGGTATGGAAGATATCTTTGTCGGAGAAACTATTACTCCGACCGATGCGGTAGAAGCTCTACCAATTCTGCATATTGATGAGCCGACTCTGCAGATGACCTTCTTGGTCAATAACTCACCTTTCGCCGGTCGCGAAGGAAAATGGGTAACTTCTCGTAAGGTTGAAGAACGGCTGCAGGCTGAACTGCAAACAGATGTATCTCTGCGTGTTGAACCAACTGATTCACCAGACAAGTGGATTGTTTCAGGTCGTGGTGAATTGCACTTGTCAATTCTGATTGAAACCATGCGTCGTGAAGGGTATGAGCTGCAAGTATCTCGTCCAGAAGTTATCGTGAAAGAAATCGACGGTGTTAAATGTGAGCCATTTGAGCGCGTCCAAATCGACACACCTGAAGAATATCAAGGCTCGGTCATCCAAAGCCTTTCTGAGCGCAAGGGTGAAATGCTGGATATGGTGGCTACAGGAAATGGTCAGACTCGCTTGGTCTTCTTGGTTCCTGCCCGTGGTTTGATTGGTTACTCAACTGAGTTCTTATCCATGACTCGTGGTTACGGTATCATGAACCATACCTTTGATCAATACCTACCACTTATTCCAGGTGAAATTGGTGGCCGCCACCGCGGTGCCTTGGTATCTATCGATGCTGGTAAGGCAACGACCTACTCTATCATGTCTATTGAAGAGCGCGGAACCATCTTTGTCAACCCAGGTACTGAGGTTTACGAAGGAATGATTATTGGTGAAAACTCTCGTGAAAATGACTTGACTGTTAATATCACCAAAGCTAAGCAAATGACCAACGTTCGTTCTGCTACGAAGGACCAGACAGCAGTCATCAAGACACCGCGCATTTTGACCTTAGAAGAATCCTTGGAATTCTTGAATGACGACGAATACATGGAAGTAACGCCAGAATCTATTCGTCTGCGCAAGCAAATTTTAAATAAACAAGAACGCGAAAAAGCCAATAAAAAGAAAAAATCAGCTGCAGCTGAATAA
- a CDS encoding 16S rRNA pseudouridine(516) synthase, producing MRLDQMLAANHISRKKMKQSLLQKQIFVDGKPACKLSQNVDTGLQQITFQGKQVSGPAHRYYMLNKPAGVVTANRDAEKLTVLDLLDKVVEKGNLYSIGRLDRDTEGLLLITDNGPLGFQLLHPQYHVEKTYYVEVNEPLTSQEKIAFQEGIRFLDGTTCQPAQLSILSSSSNLSCATVKISEGKFHQIKKMFLAVGVKVVYLKRIQFGDFTLDPDLATGDYRPLNQEELGIIKKYLEKSW from the coding sequence ATGCGCCTCGACCAAATGCTGGCTGCCAATCATATCAGCCGAAAAAAGATGAAACAAAGCCTTTTACAAAAACAGATTTTTGTGGATGGTAAGCCCGCCTGCAAACTCAGCCAAAACGTTGATACCGGCCTGCAGCAGATTACTTTTCAAGGAAAGCAGGTCAGCGGCCCTGCCCACCGTTACTACATGCTGAATAAACCAGCCGGCGTAGTCACAGCTAATCGCGATGCTGAAAAATTGACTGTTCTGGATTTGCTGGATAAGGTAGTAGAGAAAGGAAATCTTTACTCTATCGGACGGCTGGATAGAGATACCGAAGGGCTTCTTCTAATTACCGACAATGGTCCTTTGGGATTTCAGCTGCTGCACCCTCAATATCATGTCGAAAAAACTTACTATGTAGAAGTCAATGAACCTTTAACCTCGCAGGAAAAAATTGCCTTTCAAGAAGGCATTCGCTTTTTAGACGGCACCACCTGCCAACCTGCCCAACTCTCTATCCTCTCTAGCAGCTCTAATCTGAGCTGTGCTACCGTCAAGATTTCCGAGGGAAAATTCCACCAGATCAAAAAGATGTTTCTGGCAGTTGGTGTCAAGGTCGTTTATCTCAAGCGGATTCAGTTTGGGGATTTTACATTAGACCCAGACCTAGCAACAGGAGATTACCGTCCTTTAAACCAAGAAGAATTAGGTATTATTAAAAAATATTTAGAGAAAAGTTGGTAA
- a CDS encoding DUF4190 domain-containing protein: MQEKKKSSLVLGILSIIFGFFIPLAGLILGIIGLVLANSHQKESKLDYKTEKILGIVGIVISVIVWILNVMVLMNGVG, from the coding sequence ATGCAAGAAAAGAAAAAATCCTCACTCGTTTTAGGTATCCTATCTATCATCTTTGGTTTTTTCATTCCATTGGCAGGTCTTATTTTAGGTATCATTGGTTTGGTGTTAGCTAATTCACATCAAAAAGAGTCTAAATTAGACTATAAAACAGAAAAAATTCTGGGTATCGTAGGGATTGTAATTTCCGTAATTGTTTGGATTCTAAATGTCATGGTACTTATGAATGGAGTAGGATAG